One window of Xylocopa sonorina isolate GNS202 chromosome 9, iyXylSono1_principal, whole genome shotgun sequence genomic DNA carries:
- the Alh gene encoding coiled coil domain containing protein Alhambra — protein sequence MKEMLGGCCVCSDERGWTENPLVYCDGQGCTVAVHQACYGIVTVPTGPWYCRKCESQERSARVRCELCPSRDGALKRTDQAGWAHVVCALYIPEVRFGNVTTMEPIILQLIPSERFSKSCYICEEQGRASRANVGACMQCNKTGCRQQFHVTCAQALGLLCEEAGNYLDNVKYCGYCQHHYSKLKKGGNVKTIPPYKPIPADNGSSDSSPEKEAETPIKSSSSGKRKSSSSKSATNSKNKSNTSPSLEINGVADDKSSSGRNTPKDNTANSGKFTTSNFVETIVIQSESVFGHDGTSSTVATVPTTAVKSGSNSNSSHKNSGQMKSNSSSSNKTSSHSKKRKTGARTPTVIGNENSNQSVSSEASGSVVVAVSSVVQQAVSSNNVHTTIMEATSLSTSTESEKSRKLKVESPIQSSSNTPVTTEATTTPVIMTVTQSQSSVVTQSPITTSNSIVVSVPLTATSLPNTVQSVVTSAPTLYQQLQQSIITTAAMTEPRTSTMPNSERFAAEEAPAKRSRSQSSDKQDKPRKLKRGSSNSQPALPHTQLQSQTHQQHQSQAAASGIVTSVSNNALVTTSKRGGRSNHQTPPPAISVAPVPSIIQGPTLGSGGHFSNISSGSTNTMGPTVKESPPSSPGSESMSSSGPGRRKRKSASAASTTPTPSASSTPTLANPKEEKDVKLFQNGVSAPHMLGNQLNPTSTMAQKMSDTLSQELEAHSIFTEASNSTTNLVGPQLHSRVIASIRSNQTGAPPTSFSSVFNTSNNTNSNTNSNTGANATNTGALGGGAIPQTLDQLLERQWEQGSQFLMEQAQHFDIASLLSCLHQLRAENLRLEEHVNSLLQRRDHLLAVNARLAIPLTTQPSAHPVNNIHPTVNPSHPNVPHPDVPPGAAAPVSRVSREPRVNNTYMPHSSSSNHSATLENGLPPDPSPPAAASLSQYQHRTPLVAPQPSPTIRHSPAGSAYHQGQPSNIVSPAPANTSGVVRNSSVTPDPLRGVPRSVPQSSSNYMSSMYQPSMSSLASNQVGNVHNLHSHGPSPPSHGPPGKPS from the exons ATGAAGGAGATGCTTGGAGGGTGCTGCGTGTGTTCTGACGAGAGGGGTTGGACTGAGAATCCGCTGGTGTATTGCGATGGACAAGGTTGCACCGTTGCTGTACACCAAG CTTGCTATGGAATCGTTACAGTACCTACTGGACCGTGGTACTGTAGGAAATGCGAGTCACAGGAGCGCAGTGCTCGCGTG CGCTGCGAGCTGTGCCCAAGCCGAGATGGAGCTCTTAAAAGAACGGATCAGGCTGGATGGGCACATGTGGTCTGTGCACTCTATATACCAGAAGTTAGATTTGGTAATGTGACAACAATGGAGCCTATTATTTTACAATTAATCCCATCGGAAAGATTTAGTAAG TCGTGTTACATATGCGAAGAACAAGGAAGGGCTAGTAGAGCAAATGTAGGAGCATGTATGCAGTGCAACAAGACTGGCTGCAGGCAGCAATTTCATGTTACTTGCGCTCAGGCTCTTGGCTTGCTCTGCGAAGAAGCCGGCAATTACCTAGATAACGTTAAATACTGTGGATATTGTCAACATCACTATTCGAAATTG AAAAAAGGTGGTAACGTGAAAACGATACCACCTTACAAGCCAATACCAGCTGACAATGGCTCGTCAGACTCGTCTCCAGAAAAAGAAGCAGAGACCCCGATAAAGTCTTCGTCAAGTGGTAAACGAAAGAGTTCAAGTTCCAAATCCGCTACAAATTCTAAAAACAAATCGAATACTAGTCCGAGTCTAGAAATAAATGGCGTTGCTGACGACAAAAGCAGTAGCGGCCGTAATACACCCAAAGACAACACCGCAAATTCTGGTAAATTCACCACTTCAAACTTCGTAGAAACGATCGTCATCCAATCAGAGAGTGTTTTCGGACACGATGGAACATCGTCCACCGTTGCCACGGTGCCCACGACCGCTGTTAAATCTGGATCGAACTCGAATTCAAGCCATAAGAACAGTGGACAAATGAAATCGAACTCCTCGTCGTCGAACAAGACGTCGAGCCAcagtaaaaaaagaaagacaGGGGCACGAACACCAACGGTAATCGGAAATGAAAACTCTAATCAGTCGGTCAGCTCCGAGGCCAGCGGTTCGGTTGTAGTTGCTGTCAGTTCTGTGGTACAACAGGCTGTCTCGAGCAATAACGTGCATACAACTATAATGGAGGCGACGAGCCTAAGTACGAGCACGGAATCGGAAAAGTCGAGAAAG TTAAAGGTTGAGAGTCCCATTCAATCGTCGTCGAATACTCCGGTCACCACCGAAGCGACCACCACACCTGTGATAATGACAGTGACACAGTCTCAATCGTCAGTTGTTACTCAATCGCCAATAACTACGTCGAATAGCATAGTTGTTTCTGTCCCATTGACCGCAACTTCGTTGCCCAATACGGTGCAGAGCGTGGTGACCAGTGCTCCGACGCTGTACCAACAGTTGCAACAGAGTATTATAACTACAGCAGCTATGACGGAACCTAGAACAAGTACTATGCCGAATTCTGAGAGGTTTGCTGCGGAAGAAGCTCCTGCAAAGAGATCTCG CTCTCAGTCATCAGATAAACAAGACAAGCCTCGCAAACTGAAACGTGGATCATCGAATAGTCAACCAGCACTGCCACATACGCAACTACAGTCTCAAACGCATCAGCAACATCAATCTCAAGCAGCAGCTTCCGGTATAGTGACGTCTGTGTCCAATAACGCATTGGTAACAACATCTAAACGAGGTGGAAGAAGTAATCATCAAACTCCACCTCCTGCCATAAGCGTGGCGCCTGTACCATCTATCATACAAGGACCAACATTGGGGAGTGGGGGTCACTTTAGCAATATTAGCTCTGGTTCTACGAATACAATGGGTCCAACTGTGAAAGAGTCTCCGCCGAGCAGTCCTGGTTCCGAGAGCATGAGCAGTAGTGGACCtggaaggagaaaaagaaaaagcgcCAGTGCTGCATCTACGACACCTACACCTTCTGCATCTAGCACGCCGACGCTCGCGAATCCTAAAGAGGAGAAAGATGTAAAATT ATTCCAGAATGGTGTTAGCGCACCCCATATGTTGGGAAATCAATTGAATCCGACCTCCACAATGGCACAAAAGATGTCCGATACGCTTTCTCAAGAACTAGAAGCACATTCTATTTTTACAGAAGCTAGTAACTCTACGACGAATTTAGTTGGCCCCCAGCTGCATAGTCGAGTAATTGCATCT ATACGATCGAATCAAACTGGTGCACCGCCCACGTCATTTTCTTCAGTGTTTAATACCAGTAACAATACCAATTCCAATACGAACTCCAACACTGGCGCTAATGCAACCAACACCGGTGCTTTAGGCGGTGGAGCAATACCTCAAACGCTAGACCAACTATTAGAGAGGCAATGGGAGCAAGGAAGTCAGTTCTTGATGGAGCAAGCTCAGCACTTTGACA tcgCTTCCCTACTTTCTTGTCTTCACCAATTGAGGGCGGAAAACCTTAGGCTAGAGGAACATGTAAATAGTCTCCTGCAAAGGAGAGATCACCTATTGGCTGTGAATGCTAGACTTGCAATCCCTCTGACGACTCAGCCTAGTGCCCATCCAG TAAACAACATACACCCAACGGTCAATCCATCGCACCCCAACGTTCCACACCCCGATGTCCCACCAGGAGCTGCGGCTCCTGTTTCAAGGGTGAGCCGGGAACCGAGAGTGAACAATACGTACATGCCGCATTCAAGTTCTAGCAATCATTCCGCGACGCTGGAAAATGGCTTGCCACCGGATCCATCACCGCCAGCTGCGGCCTCGCTCTCTCAATACCAGCACAGGACGCCGTTGGTCGCGCCTCAGCCGAGTCCAACTATCAG ACATAGCCCGGCCGGAAGCGCGTACCATCAAGGACAACCTAGTAACATAGTATCCCCGGCACCTGCTAACACTTCTGGTGTGGTGAGGAATTCGTCCGTTACACCGGATCCCCTGCGTGGAGTGCCAAG GTCAGTGCCTCAGTCATCGAGCAATTACATGTCATCAATGTACCAACCGTCAATGTCAAGTCTGGCAAGTAATCAAGTAGGTAATGTTCATAATCTTCACTCACATGGACCTTCTCCACCCAGCCACGGACCGCCTGGGAAACCTAGCTGA
- the LOC143426802 gene encoding uncharacterized protein LOC143426802: MESDNDFYTLEWAKDIHLSEILSFLYENFDKEETMLKSLRSVNAVTPEQEKSMRLDHERLIRAIFAFSPCIIAIEKSSKRVIGVNLMIVSRNSKSHDNADGVSAAFSNNPPTNRLMKQYFDYLSEISEKADLYGKFPNAAAAVEFYAVAVDKNYRRMGLSKALMAAGISFAKKSVQDVGFIFGVYTSLYSRKAATKLGLKSVLDVDLLCYKDSEGQSMFQDTPPHNIVSVMVLQVA; this comes from the coding sequence ATGGAATCGGATAATGATTTTTACACCCTAGAATGGGCAAAAGATATTCACTTATCGGAAATCTTATCATTTTTATACGAGAACTTCGATAAGGAAGAGACTATGTTGAAAAGTCTGCGAAGCGTTAACGCAGTGACACCTGAACAGGAGAAGTCGATGAGACTTGATCATGAACGATTGATACGAGCAATCTTCGCTTTTTCACCTTGTATTATAGCGATAGAAAAGTCGTCGAAAAGAGTAATCGGAGTTAACTTGATGATAGTCAGCAGAAATTCCAAGTCTCACGATAACGCCGATGGAGTGTCCGCAGCGTTCAGTAACAACCCGCCTACGAATCGATTAATGAAACAGTATTTCGATTATTTATCCGAAATCAGCGAAAAGGCTGATTTATATGGAAAATTTCCGAACGCTGCGGCGGCAGTGGAATTTTATGCGGTTGCTGTGGATAAAAATTACCGTAGAATGGGACTTTCAAAGGCATTGATGGCTGCTGGGATTTCTTTTGCGAAAAAGAGCGTTCAGGATGTCGGGTTCATATTTGGAGTATATACGTCTCTATATTCGAGGAAGGCGGCAACGAAACTTGGCTTGAAAAGCGTGTTGGATGTGGATCTTCTATGTTATAAGGATAGCGAGGGACAatccatgtttcaagatactCCTCCACATAACATCGTTTCTGTAATGGTTTTACAAGTTGCTTAG